Proteins encoded together in one Pseudomonas sp. Seg1 window:
- the rplM gene encoding 50S ribosomal protein L13 has translation MKTFTAKPETVKRDWFVVDAAGQTLGRLATEIASRLRGKHKPEYTPHVDTGDYIVVINAEQIRVTGAKTTDKMYYSHSGFPGGIKSINFEKLIAKAPERVIETAVKGMLPKNPLGRDMYRKLKVYAGAAHPHTAQQPQELKF, from the coding sequence ATGAAAACTTTTACTGCTAAACCGGAAACAGTAAAGCGCGACTGGTTTGTCGTCGACGCTGCTGGTCAGACCCTGGGTCGTCTGGCCACCGAAATCGCGAGCCGTCTGCGTGGCAAGCACAAGCCTGAGTACACTCCTCACGTTGACACCGGCGACTACATCGTCGTAATCAACGCTGAGCAGATCCGTGTTACCGGTGCTAAAACCACTGACAAAATGTACTACTCCCACTCCGGTTTCCCGGGCGGCATCAAGTCGATCAACTTTGAAAAGCTGATCGCCAAAGCCCCTGAGCGCGTGATCGAGACCGCGGTTAAAGGCATGCTGCCTAAAAACCCACTGGGTCGCGACATGTACCGTAAGCTGAAAGTCTATGCGGGCGCTGCACACCCACATACTGCTCAGCAGCCCCAAGAACTGAAGTTTTAA
- a CDS encoding NADP(H)-dependent aldo-keto reductase — MDYRQLGRTDLNVSAICLGTMTWGEQNTEAEAFAQIERAKEAGINFIDTAEMYPVPPKAETYATTERYIGNYFKSRGDRADWILASKIAGPGNTIDYIRDKNLRHNRQHITEAVDASLKRLQTDYIDLYQLHWPERSTNFFGQLGYKHKIEANLTPLEDTLEALDEQVKAGKIRHIGLSNETPWGTMRFLALAEARGWPRAVSIQNPYNLLNRSFEVGLAEVAIREQCGLLAYSPLAFGFLSGKYEGGARPPKGRLSLYSRFSRYFNAQSEAACSRYVALAREHGLDPAQMALAFVTQQPFVTSNIIGATTLEQLDSNIASFDLKLSDEVLAGIEAIHKDHPNPAP; from the coding sequence ATGGACTATCGCCAGCTAGGCCGTACCGACCTGAACGTGAGTGCAATCTGCCTCGGCACCATGACCTGGGGCGAGCAAAACACTGAAGCTGAAGCCTTCGCGCAGATCGAACGGGCCAAAGAGGCCGGGATCAATTTCATCGACACCGCCGAAATGTATCCGGTGCCGCCAAAAGCCGAAACCTACGCCACCACCGAGCGCTACATCGGCAATTACTTCAAAAGTCGCGGCGACCGCGCCGACTGGATCCTCGCCAGCAAGATCGCCGGTCCCGGCAACACTATCGATTACATCCGCGACAAAAACCTGCGCCACAACCGCCAGCACATCACCGAAGCGGTAGATGCCAGCCTCAAGCGCCTGCAGACCGACTACATCGACCTTTACCAATTGCACTGGCCTGAGCGCAGCACCAACTTTTTCGGGCAGTTGGGCTACAAACACAAGATCGAAGCCAACCTCACCCCGCTCGAAGACACCCTCGAAGCACTCGACGAGCAGGTTAAGGCCGGCAAGATCCGCCACATCGGCCTGTCCAACGAAACGCCATGGGGCACCATGCGTTTTCTCGCCTTGGCCGAAGCTCGTGGCTGGCCGCGTGCGGTGTCGATCCAGAACCCGTACAACCTGCTAAACCGCAGCTTTGAAGTCGGCCTGGCGGAAGTCGCCATTCGCGAACAGTGCGGGTTGCTCGCCTATTCGCCGCTGGCGTTCGGCTTCCTGTCGGGCAAATACGAAGGTGGTGCGCGTCCGCCAAAAGGCCGCCTGAGCCTTTACAGCCGCTTCAGCCGCTATTTCAATGCGCAATCCGAAGCAGCGTGCAGCCGTTATGTCGCGCTGGCCCGAGAGCACGGTCTGGATCCGGCGCAAATGGCGTTGGCGTTCGTCACTCAGCAACCGTTCGTCACCAGCAACATCATTGGCGCGACGACGCTTGAGCAACTGGACAGCAACATTGCCAGCTTCGATCTGAAGCTTTCCGATGAAGTGCTGGCGGGGATCGAGGCGATTCACAAGGATCATCCGAATCCTGCACCGTAA
- a CDS encoding acyl-CoA dehydrogenase family protein produces the protein MIPRTLFSSEHELFRDSVRTFLEKEAVPFHAQWEKQGHIDRKLWNKAGEAGMLCSHLPEEYGGLGADFLYSAVVIEEVGRLGLTGIGFSLHSDIVAPYILHYGSETLKHKYLPKLVSGEMVTAIAMTEPGAGSDLQGVKTTAVLDGDEYVINGSKTFITNGFLADLVIVVAKTDPKAGAKGTSLFLVEANTPGFEKGKRLEKVGMKAQDTSELFFQDVRVPKENLLGQAGAGFAYLMQELPQERLTVAIGGLASAEAALKWTLDYTRDRKAFGKAIADFQNTRFKLAEMATEIQIGRVFVDKCLELHLQGKLDVPTAAMAKYWGTDLQCKVLDECVQLHGGYGFMWEYPVARAWADARVQRIYAGTNEIMKEIIARSL, from the coding sequence ATGATCCCCAGAACCTTGTTCAGCTCCGAGCACGAATTGTTCCGCGACAGCGTACGAACCTTCCTCGAAAAAGAGGCCGTGCCGTTCCATGCTCAGTGGGAAAAACAAGGCCATATCGACCGCAAGCTGTGGAACAAGGCAGGGGAGGCGGGGATGCTCTGCTCGCATCTGCCGGAAGAATACGGCGGGCTGGGGGCGGATTTTCTTTACAGCGCGGTGGTGATCGAGGAGGTCGGTCGATTGGGCCTGACCGGGATCGGTTTCTCGCTTCATTCGGACATCGTTGCACCGTACATCCTGCATTACGGCAGTGAAACGCTGAAGCACAAATACCTGCCGAAACTGGTCTCGGGCGAAATGGTCACGGCCATTGCCATGACCGAGCCGGGTGCCGGCTCCGACCTGCAGGGCGTGAAGACCACCGCCGTGCTGGACGGCGATGAATATGTGATCAACGGTTCGAAAACCTTCATCACCAACGGCTTTCTCGCCGATCTGGTCATCGTCGTCGCCAAGACCGATCCGAAGGCCGGCGCCAAGGGCACCAGCCTGTTTCTGGTCGAGGCGAATACGCCGGGCTTCGAGAAGGGCAAGCGCTTGGAGAAGGTCGGTATGAAGGCCCAGGACACGTCGGAATTGTTCTTCCAGGATGTGCGCGTACCGAAAGAAAACTTGCTGGGGCAGGCCGGGGCGGGGTTTGCCTATTTGATGCAGGAGTTGCCGCAGGAACGTTTGACCGTGGCGATCGGCGGTCTGGCCTCAGCCGAGGCTGCGCTGAAGTGGACGCTGGATTACACCCGTGATCGCAAGGCGTTCGGCAAGGCGATTGCCGATTTCCAGAACACGCGCTTCAAGCTGGCGGAGATGGCAACTGAAATCCAGATCGGTCGAGTGTTCGTCGATAAATGTCTGGAACTGCACCTGCAAGGCAAGCTCGACGTGCCGACGGCGGCGATGGCGAAATACTGGGGCACCGACCTGCAATGCAAGGTGCTCGACGAGTGCGTGCAGTTGCACGGCGGTTACGGCTTCATGTGGGAATACCCGGTAGCCCGGGCGTGGGCGGATGCGCGCGTGCAGCGGATTTATGCCGGCACCAATGAAATCATGAAGGAGATTATTGCGCGGTCGCTGTAA
- a CDS encoding GlxA family transcriptional regulator, whose translation MASLRYGKQLGHGLTPAFETRLVSPDGKPVNSFSDVVMPVDGGLENADVIILPAFWDDFDTLCSRYPQVLPWLREQHARGAVLCGEATGVFWLAEAGLLNGKEATTYWRFFNAFAERFPKVYLNQDKHLTDADNLYCAGGTTSACDLYIYLIERFCGANVAQAVARDILYEVQRSYSPGRIGFGGQKLHQDVIILQIQHWLEEHFADKFRFEDVAREHGMSIRNFMRRFQTATGDKPLHYLQRLRIETAKGLLSGSRKSIKTISYEVGYDDASFFARLFRQHTELSPNQYRQQFQQAA comes from the coding sequence CTGGCCAGCCTGCGTTACGGCAAACAACTGGGCCACGGCCTGACACCGGCGTTTGAAACCCGCCTCGTCAGCCCCGACGGCAAACCGGTGAACAGTTTCAGTGACGTCGTGATGCCGGTGGACGGCGGTCTGGAAAACGCCGACGTGATTATCCTTCCAGCGTTCTGGGACGATTTCGACACGCTATGCAGCCGTTATCCACAAGTCCTGCCATGGTTGCGCGAGCAGCATGCACGGGGCGCCGTGTTATGCGGCGAAGCCACCGGGGTGTTCTGGCTGGCCGAGGCCGGGCTGCTCAACGGCAAGGAAGCGACCACCTACTGGCGCTTCTTCAATGCCTTCGCCGAGCGCTTCCCGAAGGTTTACCTCAATCAGGACAAACACCTGACGGACGCCGACAATCTGTATTGCGCCGGCGGCACTACTTCGGCGTGTGACCTCTACATCTACCTGATCGAACGTTTCTGCGGGGCCAACGTGGCGCAGGCCGTGGCCCGCGACATCCTCTATGAAGTGCAGCGCAGCTATTCGCCGGGACGTATCGGTTTCGGCGGCCAGAAGCTGCATCAGGACGTGATCATCCTGCAGATCCAGCACTGGCTTGAAGAGCACTTCGCCGACAAGTTCCGCTTCGAAGACGTGGCCCGCGAGCACGGCATGAGCATCCGCAATTTCATGCGCCGCTTCCAGACCGCGACGGGCGACAAGCCGCTGCACTACCTGCAACGTCTGCGCATCGAGACGGCCAAAGGCTTGCTGTCCGGCAGTCGCAAGAGCATCAAGACCATCAGCTATGAAGTCGGTTACGACGATGCGAGCTTCTTTGCGCGATTGTTCCGCCAGCACACCGAACTGTCGCCGAACCAGTATCGGCAGCAGTTTCAGCAGGCTGCTTAA